Proteins encoded in a region of the Altererythrobacter ishigakiensis genome:
- a CDS encoding alpha/beta fold hydrolase, whose amino-acid sequence MSGSYTEEYWTSPDGLKLYYRDYAGPSDKLPVLCLHGLTRNSRDFAPVAEELAGDRRIIVPEMRGRGNSEYAKDTATYTPPTYIKDVETLLSELGIESFVVIGTSMGGLMTMLMAARDAKRIAAAVLNDIGPEIDPKGLAHIASYVGQGRSFDTWMHAANSLRETHGASFPDYSIDDWLEMAKRTMVLGQNGRIALDYDMGIAEPFRSANDAPQPDLWPAFKALSETPTLLVRGELSDLLSEQTLERMTAEHGTLRTVTVPSIGHAPMLDEPESIAAIKSLLADVA is encoded by the coding sequence ATGAGCGGATCCTACACAGAAGAGTACTGGACCAGCCCCGATGGGCTGAAACTTTACTATCGCGACTATGCCGGCCCATCCGATAAGCTGCCGGTCTTATGCTTGCACGGGCTGACCCGCAATTCGCGCGATTTTGCCCCGGTTGCAGAGGAGTTGGCGGGCGACCGGCGGATAATCGTGCCTGAGATGAGGGGGCGTGGGAACAGCGAATACGCAAAGGATACTGCAACCTATACGCCGCCTACTTATATCAAGGATGTAGAGACGCTTCTAAGCGAGTTGGGCATCGAAAGCTTTGTCGTGATCGGTACGTCGATGGGCGGGCTGATGACTATGTTGATGGCAGCGCGAGATGCCAAACGGATCGCTGCAGCGGTACTTAATGATATTGGCCCTGAAATTGACCCAAAAGGGCTGGCACATATTGCCAGCTATGTGGGGCAGGGGCGCAGCTTCGACACATGGATGCACGCGGCGAACTCTTTGCGGGAAACCCACGGCGCGAGTTTCCCGGACTATTCAATCGACGATTGGCTCGAGATGGCAAAGCGCACCATGGTGCTGGGACAGAATGGACGGATTGCGCTTGATTATGACATGGGTATCGCTGAGCCATTCAGATCGGCAAATGACGCGCCGCAGCCCGATTTGTGGCCTGCCTTCAAGGCTTTGAGCGAGACACCTACCTTGCTTGTACGCGGCGAATTGTCCGACTTGTTATCCGAGCAAACGCTGGAGCGAATGACTGCAGAACACGGCACTCTGCGCACGGTAACGGTTCCGAGCATCGGCCATGCCCCGATGCTCGATGAACCTGAATCGATTGCAGCGATCAAGTCGCTGCTTGCTGACGTCGCTTGA
- a CDS encoding glycosyltransferase family 4 protein: MAVPSPHILHCIADAEAPAGFPRFSGQPGPAKLISIAQAMKGYDLVVSHGWEAINVALAHKVFGQHLGLPPLIHQEHGSADFEAQEARLKRKIIRRIALGSVHTFVTPVQSIGDFAASHWGVPPARVATIEPGIDLKRFRPNAKPDALPGLIKRPTEKWIGAFLRPGDDEAAAELLNLGPDLPRDWHLVLIAGDTPTDVIRARADELGLSHRVHMLGRGADEAKALALCDLYVEMAGRYEFASGTAKAMAAATPVIKASDGGLLSGLEDLILDEKKRERVAKESRETALKNFNQTESAEGLSELYKSAMTR; encoded by the coding sequence ATGGCAGTCCCATCGCCTCATATTCTCCATTGCATCGCCGATGCCGAGGCTCCGGCCGGCTTTCCGCGATTCTCTGGTCAGCCCGGCCCAGCCAAGCTTATTTCAATTGCACAGGCGATGAAGGGTTACGATCTGGTTGTCAGTCACGGCTGGGAAGCCATCAATGTTGCGCTCGCGCACAAAGTTTTCGGCCAACACCTCGGACTGCCGCCTCTGATCCATCAGGAACACGGATCGGCGGACTTTGAAGCGCAGGAAGCACGTTTGAAGCGCAAGATTATCCGTCGCATTGCCCTTGGCTCCGTCCACACTTTTGTGACGCCGGTTCAATCGATAGGCGATTTCGCTGCAAGCCATTGGGGTGTTCCGCCTGCACGTGTTGCGACTATTGAGCCCGGGATCGATCTCAAACGGTTCCGGCCAAATGCTAAGCCAGACGCGTTACCGGGCCTGATTAAGCGTCCGACTGAGAAATGGATCGGTGCGTTTCTGAGGCCCGGCGATGACGAGGCCGCCGCCGAACTTCTCAATCTGGGTCCTGATCTTCCGCGCGATTGGCATTTGGTTTTGATCGCTGGCGATACTCCCACTGATGTTATTCGTGCGAGAGCAGACGAGCTTGGACTTAGCCACCGGGTTCATATGCTTGGACGAGGAGCTGACGAGGCCAAGGCACTCGCGCTTTGTGATCTTTATGTCGAAATGGCGGGGCGGTATGAGTTCGCGTCCGGCACGGCAAAGGCGATGGCGGCCGCAACCCCGGTGATCAAGGCTTCCGATGGCGGGCTTCTTTCCGGATTGGAAGATTTGATACTGGACGAGAAGAAGCGCGAGCGGGTGGCGAAGGAAAGCCGTGAAACCGCGCTGAAAAATTTCAATCAAACAGAGTCGGCCGAGGGTTTGAGTGAACTATATAAGTCAGCAATGACTCGTTGA